The following coding sequences lie in one Alicyclobacillus curvatus genomic window:
- a CDS encoding winged helix-turn-helix transcriptional regulator, with protein MSYNICKSLGISNCTGSRGDFVPSHVTHVELDEDKLSVTNGSVTVQLLPKEFDLLAYLQQHTGRVLTRPQLLDAVWPNQDPIDRTVDDHVYRLRKKLELLHSRHGGIVIETVRGKGYRLSP; from the coding sequence ATATCGTATAATATATGTAAATCTTTGGGCATAAGTAATTGCACTGGTTCGAGGGGTGACTTTGTGCCTAGTCATGTTACACATGTTGAACTAGACGAAGACAAGTTGTCAGTCACAAATGGGAGCGTCACCGTCCAATTACTCCCGAAGGAATTCGATTTGTTGGCCTATCTGCAACAACATACAGGAAGGGTATTGACCCGACCACAACTCCTTGACGCGGTGTGGCCGAATCAAGATCCCATTGATCGTACCGTTGACGATCACGTCTATCGCCTGCGAAAGAAACTGGAGCTCCTCCACTCACGCCATGGAGGAATCGTGATCGAAACGGTACGCGGCAAAGGGTATCGACTCTCGCCTTAG